From one Humulus lupulus chromosome 8, drHumLupu1.1, whole genome shotgun sequence genomic stretch:
- the LOC133795226 gene encoding uncharacterized protein LOC133795226 yields the protein MEALQKNETWDLVFPPPDKNIVRSRWAYKIKYKVKSVAHKKKSSRLSAQAPRRVTRASINLAGSSSSPPQPTSDHVPSPPPRKKSKVSSGHPSGLPHSKSSSAGGESDPNSAYFFVSRFAERRFKDFVSFRRLHVENSVVLEDFPRLLALLESRHWVNIVSGLVMPSQNLVREFYSNIEKSLLDAQHPNRFTIFCRGKRICFAPSTIRALLNIPLVTDAIYNAEYAPDLNLVGRELTGQSDFCWNEVSNDFPTPSLTSFYRVLHKVALTNWIPNSHTSTVTADIGRFLYVVGTGVSIDLSVLIFDRVYQAFLTKSRRLFLPYPCLVHKLDSLQSSLLQSQQRSKAFERRVLAQLAGLRQVVQTLSPSVVQGAGSVPQSAHSPANSQGELSPTASDKTSGPVQGEFASASAGPSVSVPAQSSSPP from the exons ATGGAAGCTCTTCAAAAGAATGAAACCTGGGATCTTGTCTTTCCACCACCTGACAAAAACATTGTTAGGTCAAGGTGGGCTTACAAGATCAAATACAA GGTAAAGTCTGTTGCCCACAAGAAAAAATCCTCTCGTCTGTCCGCTCAGGCTCCTAGACGAGTTACTCGCGCCTCCATTAATCTTGCTGGGTCTTCCTCTTCACCCCCTCAGCCCACTTCTGACCATGTACCTTCTCCTCCTCCTCGTAAGAAGTCTAAGGTTTCTAGTGGTCATCCTTCAGGACTTCCGCATTCCAAATCATCCTCGGCTGGTGGTGAGTCTGATCCTAACTCTGCCTATTTTTTTGTCAGTCGTTTTGCTGAAAGGAGGTTTAAAGATTTTGTGTCATTTCGTCGTTTGCATGTTGAAAATTCTGTTGTGTTAGAAGATTTCCCTAGGCTTCTTGCACTTCTCGAGTCTCGTCATTGGGTTAACATTGTCTCTGGTCTTGTCATGCCTTCCCAAAATCTGGTCCGGGAATTTTATTCTAATATTGAAAAATCTTTGCTTGATGCTCAGCATCCAAATCGGTTTACTATATTTTGTAGGGGTAAGCGTATTTGTTTTGCTCCATCCACTATTAGGGCTTTACTGAATATACCTTTGGTTACTGATGCTATCTATAATGCTGAGTATGCTCCTGATTTAAACCTAGTGGGTCGTGAGTTGACAGGTCAATCAGATTTTTGCTGGAATGAGGTTTCTAATGATTTTCCTACTCCATCTTTAACTAGCTTCTATCGTGTTTTGCATAAGGTTGCTCTAACAAATTGGATTCCGAATTCTCATACTTCTACAGTCACTGCTGATATTGGGCGTTTTCTTTATGTTGTGGGCACTGGTGTTTCCATAGATTTGTCTGTGCTTATCTTTGACAGGGTGTATCAAGCTTTTCTGACCAAGAGTCGTCGGTTGTTTCTTCCTTATCCCTGCTTGGTTCACAAG TTAGACAGTCTTCAGAGTTCTTTGCTGCAATCTCAACAGCGTTCCAAGGCATTTGAACGAAGGGTTTTGGCTCAATTGGCTGGTCTTCGACAGGTTGTTCAGACTCTTTCTCCTTCTGTTGTTCAGGGGGCTGGTTCAGTGCCTCAGTCTGCTCATTCTCCGGCTAATTCCCAGGGGGAGTTGTCTCCTACTGCATCTGATAAGACTTCGGGTCCTGTCCAGGGGGAGTTTGCTTCTGCTTCTGCTGGTCCTTCTGTCTCTGTTCCTGCTCAATCCTCGTCTCCTCCGTGA
- the LOC133796635 gene encoding UDP-galactose/UDP-glucose transporter 2-like: MRNVEQSRSLFGISLSDRPRWQQFLLCSSGFFFGYLVNGICEEYVYNRLQFSYGWYFTFVQGFVYIFLIYLQGFSTKQMVNPWKTYVKLSAVLMGSHGLTKGSLAFLNYPAQLMFKSTKVLPVMIMGAFIPGLRRKYPLHEYLSAILLVVGLILFTLADAQTSPNFSMIGVLMVSGALIMDSFLGNLQEAIFTMNPETTQTEMLFCSTVVGLPFLIPPMLLTGELFRAWNSCYQHPYVYGVLVFEAMATFIGQVSVLSLIALFGAATTAMITTARKAVTLLLSYMIFTKPLTEQHGTGLLLIGMGITLKLLPENKPPQRLPKPLPTQMINGKQEEEDGDEEKRPLV, translated from the exons atgAGGAATGTAGAACAAAGCCGGTCTCTATTTGGGATTTCCCTCTCCGACAGACCCAGATGGCAACAATTTCTCTTGTGCTCTTCCGGATTCTTCTTTGGTTATCTCGTCAATGGTATTTGCGAG GAATATGTTTATAATAGGCTTCAATTTAG CTATGGTTGGTATTTCACATTTGTTCAAGGATTTGTGTATATTTTCCTCATTTACCTACAAGGCTTCAGTACCAAGCAAATGGTGAATCCATGGAAGACTTATGTAAAGCTGTCTGCTGTTCTAATGGGTTCCCATGGCCTCACTAAAGGTTCCTTGGCTTTTCTCAACTATCCTGCCCAGCTCATGTTCAAATCAACTAAG GTTCTGCCTGTGATGATTATGGGGGCTTTCATACCGGGTTTGAGAAGGAAATATCCACTTCATGAATATCTTTCTGCTATTCTTTTGGTTGTGGGTTTGATTCTTTTCACCTTAGCTGATGCTCAAACATCTCCCAACTTCAGCATGATTGGTGTTTTAATGGTATCTGGTGCTCTAATCATGGATTCCTTTCTGGGAAATTTGCAAGAAGCAATCTTCACCATGAATCCTGAAACAACACAG ACGGAGATGCTATTTTGTTCCACCGTGGTAGGTTTGCCATTCTTGATCCCTCCCATGCTTTTAACAGGGGAATTATTCAGAGCTTGGAATTCTTGTTACCAG CATCCTTATGTGTATGGCGTGTTGGTCTTTGAAGCCATGGCCACATTTATAGGCCAAGTCTCTGTTCTCTCCCTGATTGCTCTTTTTGGAGCTGCAACCACAGCCATG ATTACAACGGCAAGAAAAGCGGTAACATTATTGCTTTCATACATGATATTCACAAAACCATTAACTGAGCAACACGGGACTGGACTTCTTCTGATTGGGATGGGAATCACATTGAAGCTCTTGCCTGAAAACAAGCCCCCTCAGAGGCTTCCAAAACCTCTCCCCACTCAAATGATAAATgggaaacaagaagaagaagatggagatgaagaGAAGAGGCCATTGGTCTGA